The genomic stretch ATAAATTTGAATTTAAAAAGAGGGTTTTTGGTTTTTCATTTTTCATCTCTTCATATCCAAGCATTGCTTTTATCGTATAGATGACTTCCTCCGGCAGTACTGTTTCTTTGCAAATTTCATTTTTACATTTCACATTAAAACTGCATGGCGAACATTTAACATTTGTCTGAATTACATAATGTCCCTCTCCATAGGGGCCAGTTTCCGTATAATTTACCGGTCCAATCGATATTTCAATAACCGGCACATTTACTGCGCTCGCAATGTGCATTGTCCCTGTATCATTGGTTATGAGCATTCTGCATCTGGAAATGAAGGCAGGTAGATTTTTCATTGTCGTTACCCCAGTTGCATCGATGATGTCTTCGCCTGCAATTTTTCTTATTTCCTCTGCGAGATGTGATTCTGCTGATGTTCCAAAAACTACGATTTTTGCATCAATTATTTTTTTTATCTTTGAAGCAACTTGGGCAAAATTCTTAACAGGCCATTGTTTATGCGATTTGCTTGCGCCCGGTTGAAGTCCGATGAGCAAATCGTCTTTTTTGACATTTTTGGCGGCATAGAAATTTTCAGCTTCAGCAATATCCTCATTATGAAGCTCAAGGAGTAAAGATTTTATAGAATTTTTTTTGCCTGTTGTGAGGAGATACATATCAACAAGATTAAAAGGATTGAATCTTCTATTGATTGCGGCATTGAAGAAATAAATCATCCAGTCATTCTTGATTACCCTGAATCCATTGGGATCTACAGTTATCCCATTTTTATCATTGCAATCCAAGAGGGACATAAGAAATGCGCTCATTTTGGAATGGGTGAGATTGATTATCTTTGAAAATCCTTTTCGATTCAGTGATTCGATTTTATTTTTTAAGTCTTTGTAGATTTCAATCAAATTTTTGTTGCTTTCTGAAATCGACTTTGCAATTTCTTCAACATCGAATTTGATTATTTCATCTATAAAAGGGAGTCTTTCACAGATTGCCGCAAATTTGGAGTTTGCGAGCATTGTAATTCTTGAATCAGGGCTTTCTTTTTTAATCTCCTCCAAAAGCGGAGTTGATTGTAAAAGATCA from Candidatus Schekmanbacteria bacterium encodes the following:
- a CDS encoding glycosyltransferase family 9 protein, producing MKKILIINLARMGDLLQSTPLLEEIKKESPDSRITMLANSKFAAICERLPFIDEIIKFDVEEIAKSISESNKNLIEIYKDLKNKIESLNRKGFSKIINLTHSKMSAFLMSLLDCNDKNGITVDPNGFRVIKNDWMIYFFNAAINRRFNPFNLVDMYLLTTGKKNSIKSLLLELHNEDIAEAENFYAAKNVKKDDLLIGLQPGASKSHKQWPVKNFAQVASKIKKIIDAKIVVFGTSAESHLAEEIRKIAGEDIIDATGVTTMKNLPAFISRCRMLITNDTGTMHIASAVNVPVIEISIGPVNYTETGPYGEGHYVIQTNVKCSPCSFNVKCKNEICKETVLPEEVIYTIKAMLGYEEMKNEKPKTLFLNSNLFYSRFDSEGFLEFVSPFPLPLNKTLFWKEIYRIFWEYVYFGKEHDETLESNIDVRFGKYYFENDFIVEKESKKIIERIDEIIELAEEGKEIIKKIIRALTESPDAVSTDISLLAKRVTEIDAEIYRLSLATEELLPICDVYRMKRESIDDPEATKVSWKCLALMEELQNNCRFFKKVIYKTFSSEVVQRKNSKKGKISFQVIR